In Cololabis saira isolate AMF1-May2022 chromosome 14, fColSai1.1, whole genome shotgun sequence, a single genomic region encodes these proteins:
- the LOC133459922 gene encoding aquaporin-11-like, with amino-acid sequence MVDLGVSLLVLGAAVLLCEAARRAAARLLPGPAGLYLQEAASTFQLCCCTLELQLLGVDLPVSLALTYGTTLVHLLTFREATCNPGAVLERAWRGDAPRGAAVPLLLAAQFGAAAAARSWAACVWSLGLSAAHRRHRGAGFLCSDPLGGTVPQAAAAELACAFAVQAAAMHAHKLDEKLRAHFMAAVITAVVHTGGDISGAVFNPVLAFSVTFPCSGHTYLEYCFVYWLGPILGMASCILLFEKILPLLSGMGAGAAAQKLKTQ; translated from the exons ATGGTGGACTTGGGGGTCAGCTTGTTGGTGCTGGGGGCCGCGGTGCTGCTGTGCGAGGCGGCCCGCCGGGCGGCGGCGCGGCTGCTGCCCGGCCCCGCGGGTCTGTACCTGCAGGAGGCGGCCAGCACCTTCCAGCTGTGCTGCTGCacgctggagctgcagctgctgggggtggacctgccGGTGTCGCTGGCTCTCACCTACGGAACCACGCTGGTCCACCTGCTGACGTTCCGGGAGGCGACCTGCAACCCCGGCGCCGTGCTGGAGCGCGCCTGGCGCGGGGACGCGCCGCGCGGCGCCGCGGTGCCGCTGCTGCTGGCGGCGCAGTTCGGGGCCGCGGCGGCCGCGCGCTCCTGGGCGGCGTGCGTGTGGTCTCTGGGTCTGTCCGCCGCGCACCGCCGGCACCGCGGGGCCGGGTTCCTGTGCTCGGACCCGCTGGGCGGGACGGTGCCGCAGGCGGCCGCGGCGGAGCTGGCGTGCGCCTTCGCCGTCCAAGCTGCGGCCATGCATGCGCACAAACTGGACGAGAAGCTCCGCGCGCACTTCATGGCTGCCGTCATCACGGCGGTGGTGCACACAG GTGGAGATATTTCAGGAGCTGTTTTTAACCCCGTCCTGGCCTTCTCCGTCACGTTCCCCTGCAGTGGCCACACTTACTTGGAGTACTGCTTCGTGTACTGGCTGGGGCCTATCTTAG GCATGGCGAGCTGCATCCTCCTGTTTGAGAAGatcctccctctcctctccgGGATGGGCGCCGGAGCTGCTGCACAGAAACTGAAGACTCAGTGA
- the LOC133459925 gene encoding glycerophosphodiester phosphodiesterase domain-containing protein 5-like has product MASALSRRLRGVRGKLLRRYEHGPFVRCLTGLYGCRWRRCEKTQPGGGDCCCDKLEGASLALLVAAFCLTLVFLYFWAQAENDYNDFDWFNFGNLGFWFPWSVVLLVVAAGFFCYVTVLMLLAVCLLSEGQKLHLHWTHKVGVLVSLAFAAASTAVLSDLWGKEWTTLLLSFQMTAPYLHVGGVLLMTSLAWPVALHVFRMNSRARRGLVMGVYLTVLLLLYLVPLGLDSPCIKEEGSLGAAPALIGHRGAPMLAPENTLMSFEKAVEAGSVGLETDVTISFDGVPFLMHDYTLRRTTNVHEVFPNRTDAPAAMFTWAELESLNAGAWFLSHDPFGTAGSLGAAERQRAGNQSVCSLQLFLDLAAQTHQLVIFDLYRPPRGHPYRNSWIQRTLDVIHNESSVHSSQVLWLPSDLRALVQELDPELQQTSGSRLPVEELQDNHIVKLNLHYSSMSAALTSEYAAANITTNLYVISQPWLYSLAWCAGVHSITTNAPQLLGTLTSPLLLMTPDEYSQMWILTDVVSFVLICIIFCFHRWRERGLAFCSSSTAMQENGTYSMFKTEMIDIWSVSRPDCRTKMSSPCLPSEP; this is encoded by the exons ATGGCGTCGGCTCTGTCCCGGCGTCTGCGTGGTGTTCGTGGTAAACTGCTGCGCCGCTACGAACACGGCCCGTTCGTGAGGTGTCTGACGGGTCTGTACGGTTGCCGATGGAGACGCTGTGAGAAGACTCAGCCCGGAGGAGGAGACTGCTGCTGCGACAAG CTGGAAGGCGCTTCACTGGCTCTGCTCGTGGCGGCTTTCTGCCTCACGCTGGTCTTCCTCTACTTCTGGGCTCAGGCAGAGAACGACTACAACGACTTCGACTG GTTTAACTTTGGGAACTTGGGCTTCTGGTTTCCCTGGTCTGTGGTGCTGCTGGTCGTCGCTGCAGGATTCTTCTGCTACGTCACGGTGCTCATG ctGCTGGCGGTGTGTTTGCTGTCGGAGGGACAGAAGCTCCACCTGCACTGGACTCACAAG GTCGGGGTTCTGGTGAGCCTGGCGTTCGCCGCGGCGTCCACGGCCGTCCTGTCCGACCTGTGGGGTAAAGAGTGGACCACGCTGCTGCTGTCCTTCCAG ATGACGGCGCCTTACTTGCACGTGGGAGGAGTCctgctgatgacatcactggCCTGGCCGGTAGCTCTGCACGTGTTCCGCATGAACAGCAGAG CCAGGCGGGGGCTGGTCATGGGGGTGTATCTGACCGTCCTGTTGCTGCTCTACCTCGTGCCCCTGGGATTGGATTCGCCGTGCATCAAAGAGGAAGGGAGTCTGGGCGCCGCGCCGGCCCTCATCGGCCACAGAGGGGCCCCCATG CTTGCTCCAGAAAACACCCTGATGTCTTTTGAGAAGGCCGTGGAAGCTGGAAGTGTCGGCCTGGAGACGGACGTCACCATCAG CTTTGATGGCGTTCCCTTCCTGATGCACGACTACACCCTGCGGCGCACCACCAACGTCCACGAGGTCTTCCCCAACCGGACCGACGCCCCGGCAGCCATGTTCACGTGGGCCGAGCTGGAGAGCCTGAACGCTGGAGCCTGGTTCCTCTCG CACGATCCGTTCGGTACAGCTGGTTCTCTGGGTGCAGCGGAGCGGCAGCGGGCGGGAAACCAGTCGGTCTGCAGCCTGCAGCTCTTCCTTGACCTCGCTGCCCAGACACACCAGCTGGTGATATTTGACCTCTACCGACCCCCCCGAGGTCACCCGTACAGAAACAGCTGGATCCAGCGCACGCTGGACGTCATCCACAACGAGTCGTCCGTTCACTCGTCACAG GTGCTGTGGTTGCCCTCAGATCTTCGAGCTCTGGTCCAGGAACTGGATCCTGAGCTCCAGCAGACTTCAGGTAGTCGACTCCCTGTAGAGGAGCTGCAGGACAACCACATCGTCAAACTCAACCTGCATTACAGCTCCATGTCTGCGGCGCTCACCAG CGAGTACGCTGCAGCGAACATCACCACCAACCTGTATGTGATCAGCCAGCCGTGGCTCTACTCGCTGGCCTGGTGCGCAGGAGTCCACTCCATCACCACCAACGCCCCCCAGCTGCTGGGCACGCTCACTTCCCCTCTGCTCCTCATG ACTCCGGACGAGTACAGCCAGATGTGGATTCTTACAGATGTGGTGTCCTTCGTGCTCATCTGCATCATCTTCTGCTTTCACCG GTGGCGGGAGCGAGGACTGGCGTTCTGCTCCAGCAGCACGGCGATGCAGGAGAACGGCACCTACAGTATGTTTAAGACAG AGATGATTGACATCTGGTCCGTCTCCCGTCCCGACTGTCGAACAAAGATGTCCAGCCCGTGTTTACCGAGCGAGCCGTAG